One region of Acidobacteriota bacterium genomic DNA includes:
- a CDS encoding TonB-dependent receptor: MRFGKSFLVGMAVLLLVPATGFAQGAALIGEVTDNTGGVLPGVTVEAASPVLIEGSRVAITDGTGRYNIIALLPGTYTVTMTLPGFSTFVQEGIQVPAATNVTINGSLSVGALEETVTVSGEAPIVDVQSAARVEVVEREVLDSLPTTRNTQSIGYLAQGVRLTRPDVGGAQMMEQVRMSVHGATPRHTTMQVDGMIVNSQMGDGLIMNYNNQALSQEMAMTTSGNNAEVQAGGLRLNMIPKDGGNQFSGTNYVGFTLNESWQADNFTQGMRDLGLTSNQGITNIHDVNPAIGGPILQDRLWYFTSARAISVDELFAGAFQPTLRTDVSPEVIQDYFKRGARITCEDPNTSTGCVGNHEAIAGAERAVAEQHVRSVLARLTAQVSQRNKVSAYLDRIFKWKKREFSATREPIQAAGFRDPGQANYHTFQAKWTSTISSRALLEVGYSQVYERLLIASQTEEALREVFPANIPLPNLRAETPGNLRTCIATPCYWDAGYMQTGDWYRNAVIGDLGTGLQTNNYWGDIWITPSDRFYPNAAFSYVTGSHNFKVGMQWSFGNDGDTRNRLGHINMRPYNGLPQPCDPDPMMPCEDRHGVDALNYPTSWNTTVRADRGIYVQDTWTLDRLTINAGLRWDHFESLINTFRTGDLPGGRFINARSAPEIPATPYWDDITPRLSVTYDLFGDARTALKFSANKFMRPYASGHAERYSPYREVGDNRAWYDCALNPAVHMTGEDGDPRAACATAADLGGLPASPEHYLSTNYDGIAQDHEIGLLGNSTVFRPGGVAVPASRPADDLQREYNWEYNVGVQHELLPRVSLNIGWYRRVFGDIEARSNTLLQSCIYADARAGVPCGSWIPFAVNFDDPGGHVARLRALGQDITIPSGEFLAFDLDPAYRGLVNNLDVTSDINRNYYNGFEVSMNARLPNGGNIFGGWTASQHIQDTCGLIVDPNGVSIEDPIRGSDEGIRRGGRWCDQSSLGMPFRHDFKLFATYPLPYDFEVSGSIQAYSGGERELTWSVPSSYFPGGTRTRGATVQLFQPGTNFLPYWTQVDVSLRRLFRFNNIQASVQADLYNALNAAVQTDETESYGGAWGRPTRLLQGRILRTAFQLNW; encoded by the coding sequence ATGCGATTTGGTAAATCGTTCCTTGTCGGAATGGCCGTGCTGTTGCTAGTGCCGGCCACCGGCTTCGCTCAGGGCGCGGCTCTGATTGGCGAAGTCACCGACAACACGGGCGGCGTCCTGCCGGGCGTCACCGTAGAAGCCGCCAGCCCGGTGCTGATCGAGGGGTCGCGTGTCGCGATCACTGACGGCACCGGCCGGTACAACATCATCGCCCTGTTGCCGGGCACCTACACCGTCACCATGACGCTGCCCGGCTTCTCGACGTTCGTTCAGGAGGGCATCCAGGTTCCGGCCGCGACGAACGTCACGATCAACGGCTCGCTCTCGGTCGGCGCGCTCGAAGAGACGGTGACGGTATCCGGCGAGGCGCCGATCGTCGACGTGCAGAGCGCGGCTCGGGTCGAGGTCGTTGAGCGCGAGGTTCTCGACTCGCTCCCGACGACGCGGAACACGCAGTCGATCGGCTACCTCGCGCAGGGCGTGCGCCTGACCCGGCCCGACGTCGGCGGGGCGCAGATGATGGAGCAGGTCCGCATGTCGGTCCACGGCGCCACCCCGCGCCACACGACCATGCAGGTGGACGGCATGATCGTCAACTCGCAGATGGGCGACGGCCTGATCATGAACTACAACAACCAGGCGCTGAGCCAGGAGATGGCGATGACCACCTCCGGCAACAACGCCGAGGTTCAGGCCGGCGGCCTTCGGCTGAACATGATCCCGAAGGACGGCGGCAACCAGTTCAGCGGGACCAACTACGTCGGCTTCACGCTGAACGAGAGTTGGCAGGCCGACAACTTCACGCAGGGCATGCGGGATCTCGGCCTGACGTCGAACCAGGGCATCACCAACATCCACGACGTCAACCCCGCCATCGGCGGACCGATCCTGCAGGACCGGCTGTGGTACTTCACGTCGGCCCGCGCCATCTCGGTCGATGAGCTCTTTGCCGGGGCCTTCCAGCCGACCCTGCGCACCGACGTGTCGCCCGAGGTCATCCAGGACTACTTCAAGCGCGGCGCCAGGATCACCTGCGAGGACCCGAACACGAGCACCGGGTGCGTCGGCAACCACGAGGCGATCGCGGGAGCGGAACGCGCCGTAGCGGAACAGCACGTCCGCAGTGTTCTGGCGCGCCTGACGGCCCAGGTTTCCCAGCGCAACAAGGTGAGCGCGTACCTCGACCGGATCTTCAAGTGGAAGAAGCGCGAGTTCTCGGCCACCCGCGAGCCGATCCAGGCGGCGGGCTTCCGCGATCCGGGCCAGGCCAACTACCACACGTTCCAGGCGAAGTGGACTTCCACCATCAGCAGCCGCGCGCTGCTCGAGGTGGGCTATTCGCAGGTCTACGAGCGGCTGCTCATTGCTTCCCAGACGGAGGAGGCGCTGCGCGAGGTCTTCCCGGCCAACATCCCGCTGCCGAATCTGCGGGCGGAGACGCCGGGCAACCTGCGGACCTGCATCGCGACCCCGTGCTACTGGGACGCCGGCTACATGCAGACCGGAGACTGGTACCGGAACGCGGTCATCGGCGACCTCGGCACCGGGCTCCAGACCAACAACTACTGGGGCGACATCTGGATCACGCCGTCCGACCGTTTCTATCCGAACGCGGCGTTCTCGTACGTCACCGGTTCCCACAACTTCAAGGTGGGTATGCAGTGGTCGTTCGGTAACGACGGCGATACCCGTAACCGCTTGGGCCATATCAACATGCGGCCGTACAACGGGCTGCCGCAGCCGTGCGACCCGGACCCGATGATGCCGTGCGAGGATCGCCACGGAGTCGACGCGCTCAACTACCCGACGAGCTGGAACACGACGGTGCGGGCGGATCGCGGGATCTACGTGCAGGACACCTGGACGCTCGATCGACTGACGATCAACGCCGGCCTGCGCTGGGACCACTTCGAGTCGCTGATCAACACCTTCCGCACCGGCGACCTGCCGGGCGGCCGGTTCATTAATGCGCGGTCGGCCCCGGAGATCCCGGCAACGCCGTACTGGGACGACATCACGCCCCGGCTGAGCGTCACCTACGACCTCTTCGGCGATGCGCGGACGGCGCTGAAGTTCTCGGCGAACAAGTTCATGCGGCCGTACGCGAGCGGTCACGCCGAGCGCTACTCGCCGTACCGCGAGGTGGGTGACAACCGCGCTTGGTACGACTGCGCACTGAATCCCGCGGTCCATATGACGGGCGAGGACGGCGACCCGCGTGCGGCCTGCGCCACCGCGGCCGATCTGGGTGGCCTGCCGGCGTCTCCGGAGCACTACCTGAGCACGAACTACGACGGCATCGCGCAGGACCACGAGATCGGCCTGCTGGGCAACAGCACCGTGTTCAGGCCGGGTGGCGTCGCGGTTCCGGCTTCCCGGCCCGCCGACGACCTGCAGCGTGAGTACAACTGGGAGTACAACGTCGGCGTCCAGCACGAGCTGCTGCCGCGGGTTTCGCTGAACATCGGCTGGTACCGCCGTGTCTTCGGCGACATCGAGGCGCGGAGCAACACCCTGCTGCAGTCGTGTATCTATGCGGACGCGCGGGCCGGCGTGCCGTGCGGAAGCTGGATCCCGTTCGCGGTGAACTTCGACGATCCGGGTGGCCACGTGGCGCGTCTCCGCGCGCTAGGGCAGGACATCACGATCCCGTCGGGCGAGTTCCTGGCGTTCGACCTCGATCCGGCCTACCGGGGACTGGTCAACAACCTGGACGTCACCTCGGACATCAACCGCAACTACTACAACGGGTTCGAGGTGAGCATGAACGCCCGCCTGCCGAACGGCGGCAACATCTTCGGCGGGTGGACGGCGAGCCAGCACATCCAGGACACCTGCGGCCTGATCGTCGATCCGAACGGCGTCAGCATCGAGGACCCGATCCGCGGCTCGGATGAGGGCATCCGCCGCGGCGGACGCTGGTGCGACCAGAGCTCGCTGGGGATGCCGTTCCGGCATGACTTCAAGCTGTTCGCGACGTATCCGTTGCCGTACGACTTCGAAGTCAGCGGATCCATCCAGGCCTACTCGGGCGGCGAGCGGGAGCTGACCTGGTCGGTGCCGAGCAGCTACTTCCCGGGCGGCACGCGGACGCGGGGCGCCACGGTGCAGTTGTTCCAGCCGGGCACGAACTTCCTGCCCTACTGGACGCAGGTGGACGTCTCCCTGCGGAGGCTCTTCCGGTTCAACAACATCCAGGCGTCGGTTCAGGCGGACCTCTACAACGCGCTGAACGCTGCCGTGCAGACCGACGAGACCGAGTCGTACGGCGGAGCCTGGGGACGGCCGACTCGCCTGCTGCAGGGCCGGATCCTGCGGACGGCGTTCCAGTTGAACTGGTAG
- a CDS encoding Uma2 family endonuclease gives MMIVAVIGARWDRPMDTAHPALKFTYEDYRTAPPDKRYELLDGDLLLTPAPSLKHQEIQVRLGRRLAQFIEERALGKFYFAPCDVVLSDTDVVQPDLLFVSRERDHLLRNGDNVRGAPDLVVEILSPATADRDRGYKRTLYATHGVTECWLIDPATETVWIHRLKEGALEIAHTFGRGQLLRSPLLAGFEVDLHDIFSS, from the coding sequence ATGATGATTGTTGCGGTCATCGGCGCTAGATGGGACAGACCCATGGACACTGCGCACCCAGCCCTGAAGTTCACCTACGAGGACTACCGCACGGCGCCTCCGGACAAGCGCTACGAGTTACTCGACGGAGATCTACTGTTGACGCCGGCCCCGAGTCTGAAGCACCAGGAAATCCAGGTTCGCCTGGGAAGGAGACTGGCTCAGTTCATCGAGGAACGGGCGCTCGGGAAGTTCTACTTCGCCCCCTGCGACGTAGTGCTTTCCGACACCGACGTCGTACAACCGGACCTGCTGTTCGTGTCACGGGAACGCGACCATCTGTTGAGGAATGGCGACAACGTCCGCGGCGCACCCGATCTGGTCGTGGAGATCCTGTCTCCCGCGACCGCCGACCGGGACCGTGGCTACAAGCGGACGCTCTACGCGACGCACGGCGTCACGGAGTGCTGGCTGATCGATCCGGCCACTGAGACCGTGTGGATTCATCGGCTGAAGGAGGGCGCACTGGAGATCGCTCACACGTTCGGCCGGGGACAGCTACTACGCTCTCCACTGCTTGCCGGCTTCGAGGTCGACCTGCACGACATCTTCTCGTCCTGA
- a CDS encoding nucleotidyltransferase domain-containing protein, whose protein sequence is MHAAYDPLLVDIADACRRHYGNRLLSLAVYGSVGRGTPRPDSDIDLLLVATRLPDGPVARNDEFRAVRTALAPRLAAVGAAGLQPELAPIFKTGAELKRGSPLLLDMTEDARILHDPDGFLRDVLDHLRRRLGELGSKRIWRGDFWYWDLKPDYRPGEIFELFPS, encoded by the coding sequence ATGCATGCCGCGTACGACCCCCTGCTCGTGGATATCGCCGATGCATGCCGTCGCCACTACGGAAACCGCCTTCTCTCCCTCGCCGTCTACGGCTCCGTCGGCCGCGGCACTCCCCGGCCCGACTCCGACATCGACCTGCTGCTGGTCGCGACCCGTCTCCCGGACGGTCCGGTCGCCCGCAACGACGAGTTCCGCGCGGTTCGGACCGCCCTTGCGCCGCGGCTGGCGGCCGTCGGCGCCGCTGGCCTGCAGCCGGAACTGGCGCCGATCTTCAAAACCGGCGCAGAGCTCAAGCGAGGGTCGCCGCTGCTGCTCGACATGACCGAGGATGCCCGGATACTGCATGATCCGGACGGATTCCTGCGAGACGTGCTCGACCACCTCCGCCGCCGGCTCGGAGAACTGGGGTCAAAGCGCATCTGGCGGGGCGACTTCTGGTACTGGGATCTCAAGCCGGACTATCGGCCGGGCGAGATCTTCGAGCTGTTCCCGTCATGA
- a CDS encoding HEPN domain-containing protein has translation MTNGDLAASYLVKATIRLDVLAVLLEREGHSDVVGEGQEVVELALKGMLRHAAVEVPRRHDVGSVLREHAARFSGVDVARIGQLADVSAWLRENRELSFYGDEGFVPTERYSREDAQRAIDGARLAVSTAAAVIGERRP, from the coding sequence ATGACCAACGGCGACCTCGCCGCCAGCTACCTCGTCAAGGCCACGATACGGCTCGATGTCCTTGCCGTGCTGTTGGAACGTGAGGGGCACTCGGATGTGGTCGGGGAAGGGCAGGAAGTTGTGGAGTTGGCCCTCAAGGGCATGCTGCGTCATGCGGCCGTGGAAGTTCCGCGCCGGCACGATGTTGGGAGCGTGCTGCGCGAGCACGCCGCCCGGTTCTCGGGTGTCGACGTAGCACGCATCGGGCAGCTTGCCGACGTTTCCGCGTGGCTACGCGAGAATCGTGAGTTGTCGTTCTACGGGGACGAGGGCTTCGTTCCGACCGAGCGCTACTCCAGAGAAGACGCGCAACGCGCCATCGACGGCGCCCGCCTCGCGGTGTCAACGGCCGCCGCGGTCATCGGTGAGCGTCGACCATGA
- a CDS encoding tetratricopeptide repeat protein, which yields MRTRRGPRRSGIRRQRAAPLVAAAAAVGLFAAGCESQQASEALTAAAPQAGEPTGPITFSRDVAPIVFEHCAPCHRPGGSGPFSLLGYDDAARRARQIAEVTASRFMPPWLPEAGYGEFVGERRLTESQIATLAGWSDSGAAEGDLADLPEPPAATDGWMLGEPDLTVGLPAPYTLPADGSDVFRNLVLPLPVSETRWVRTVELLPGNPQFVHHAIMAVDDTSSSRRREAEETEQPAEPGFSGMEMGLAFMPDGHLMGWTPGMAPNPGIDGLAWRLDPGTDFVVQLHMLPSGRPEPVAPMAGFHFADAPPSGPPLYLIRLDADHLLDIPPGDAAFVVTDEVTLPIDVELHAVYPHAHYLAKSMEGKATLPDGAERWLIRIDDWDFNWQDVYRVREPYVLPAGTTLSMRFTYDNSADNPRNPSDPPRHVRAGNQSSDEMAHLQLQVRPRRAADLVLLRESLYRHAITRNPANPWSYYELGNALLEQDRVDEAAQQYLAGLAADPTHVASRASLGAVRERQGRLEEAAAEFRTAVELDPGYAPGHYNLGSVRLAQGRLEEAVSHLRETLALEPYHAAAHANLGHALRELGRLDEAVTHHREALRLRPGSAEAHNNLGSALAVSGLLDEAIEHFQSALRLQPDHIEARQNLELAYEIAAELERAGLR from the coding sequence ATGAGGACTCGCCGCGGTCCACGCCGAAGTGGGATCCGTCGGCAACGTGCTGCGCCGCTCGTCGCGGCGGCCGCCGCAGTGGGCCTGTTCGCCGCCGGCTGCGAGTCGCAGCAGGCTTCCGAAGCGCTCACCGCCGCCGCGCCCCAGGCAGGTGAGCCGACCGGCCCGATTACGTTTTCGCGCGACGTCGCTCCGATCGTCTTCGAGCACTGTGCGCCATGCCACCGCCCTGGGGGTTCGGGACCGTTCTCCCTGCTGGGCTACGACGACGCCGCCCGCCGCGCCCGGCAGATCGCCGAGGTCACGGCCAGCCGCTTCATGCCGCCGTGGCTGCCGGAGGCGGGCTACGGCGAGTTCGTCGGAGAACGCCGCCTGACGGAGTCGCAGATTGCGACGCTGGCCGGGTGGAGCGATTCGGGGGCCGCCGAGGGTGACCTGGCGGACCTGCCGGAGCCCCCGGCCGCTACCGACGGCTGGATGCTCGGCGAACCGGATCTGACGGTGGGATTGCCGGCCCCGTACACGCTGCCGGCGGATGGCTCCGACGTTTTCCGCAATCTCGTCCTGCCTCTGCCAGTCTCCGAGACGCGCTGGGTCCGGACGGTGGAGCTGCTTCCTGGCAACCCGCAGTTTGTCCATCACGCGATCATGGCGGTAGACGACACGTCGTCGTCGCGTCGGCGCGAGGCCGAGGAGACCGAGCAGCCGGCGGAACCCGGTTTCAGCGGGATGGAGATGGGACTGGCGTTCATGCCGGACGGCCACCTGATGGGCTGGACTCCCGGCATGGCGCCGAATCCGGGGATCGACGGTCTTGCGTGGCGTCTCGACCCGGGCACCGACTTCGTCGTCCAACTCCACATGCTGCCGTCCGGTCGCCCGGAGCCCGTCGCGCCGATGGCGGGCTTCCACTTCGCGGACGCGCCACCGTCGGGGCCGCCGCTCTATCTCATACGCCTCGACGCCGACCACTTGCTCGACATACCTCCGGGCGACGCCGCGTTCGTGGTCACGGACGAGGTGACCCTGCCGATCGACGTGGAGCTGCATGCCGTGTATCCGCACGCGCATTACCTGGCGAAGTCGATGGAAGGCAAAGCGACGTTGCCGGACGGCGCCGAGCGGTGGCTCATTCGCATCGACGACTGGGATTTCAACTGGCAGGACGTCTACCGCGTGCGCGAGCCGTACGTGCTGCCGGCCGGCACCACGCTGTCCATGCGTTTCACGTACGACAACTCCGCCGATAACCCGCGGAATCCGAGCGATCCGCCGCGACATGTGCGGGCCGGCAATCAATCGTCGGACGAGATGGCGCACCTGCAGCTCCAGGTGCGCCCGCGGCGCGCCGCCGACCTGGTGTTGCTGCGCGAGTCGCTCTACCGGCACGCCATCACCAGGAACCCGGCGAATCCGTGGTCGTACTACGAGCTCGGGAACGCGCTCCTGGAGCAGGATCGGGTGGACGAGGCGGCGCAACAGTACCTGGCGGGACTGGCCGCCGATCCGACGCACGTGGCATCGCGCGCCAGCCTGGGTGCGGTGCGCGAGCGGCAGGGCCGCCTTGAAGAGGCGGCGGCGGAGTTCCGGACCGCGGTGGAGTTGGATCCCGGTTACGCCCCCGGACATTACAACCTGGGCAGCGTGCGGCTCGCCCAGGGTCGCCTGGAGGAGGCAGTCAGCCACCTGCGTGAGACGCTGGCCCTGGAGCCGTATCACGCCGCCGCCCACGCCAACTTGGGTCACGCGTTGCGCGAGCTCGGTCGGCTCGACGAGGCGGTGACCCACCACCGGGAGGCGTTACGTCTCCGCCCCGGCTCCGCTGAAGCCCACAACAATCTCGGTAGCGCGCTGGCCGTCAGCGGCCTTCTCGACGAGGCCATCGAACACTTCCAGAGCGCCCTCCGGCTCCAGCCCGATCACATCGAAGCCCGCCAGAACCTGGAGTTGGCCTACGAGATCGCGGCCGAGCTCGAGCGGGCGGGGCTCCGCTGA
- a CDS encoding creatininase family protein gives MPRHGNPAAACSLVFLMASTTLALSPGAARAQAPAAPSVFLEELTWVELRDAVAAGTTTVIVPTGGTEQNGPHMVLGKHNVLVKHKAGEAARRLGNALVAPVMAYVPEGDVDPPSGHMRFPGTITTPPDVFEQVLEYAARSLARHGFTDIALMGDSGGNQASQMAVAERLNREWAEGPARVHHLTAYYPGPGDDWLVEQGERPEDVGSHAGMHDTSQFLFLDPSQLRPDQFAVGTGTGPGGNGVNGNPARATAEYGERILEMQIIAAVSQIQELREASRTAP, from the coding sequence ATGCCAAGACACGGCAACCCAGCCGCCGCCTGCTCTCTCGTTTTTCTTATGGCCAGCACAACGCTGGCTTTGTCCCCAGGTGCCGCGCGGGCCCAGGCGCCGGCGGCGCCGTCCGTCTTCCTGGAGGAGCTCACGTGGGTCGAGCTGCGCGACGCCGTCGCCGCCGGCACGACGACCGTGATTGTCCCGACCGGCGGCACCGAACAGAACGGGCCGCACATGGTTCTCGGCAAGCACAACGTCCTCGTGAAGCACAAGGCGGGCGAAGCGGCGCGCCGCCTGGGAAACGCGCTGGTGGCGCCGGTCATGGCCTACGTCCCCGAGGGCGACGTCGATCCGCCCTCCGGTCACATGCGCTTCCCCGGCACCATCACCACGCCGCCCGACGTCTTCGAACAGGTGCTGGAGTACGCCGCGCGAAGCCTGGCGCGCCACGGGTTTACGGACATCGCACTCATGGGCGACAGCGGCGGCAACCAGGCGTCTCAGATGGCGGTCGCCGAGCGCCTCAACCGCGAGTGGGCAGAAGGCCCGGCGCGCGTCCATCACCTGACCGCCTACTACCCCGGCCCGGGCGACGACTGGCTGGTCGAGCAGGGTGAACGACCGGAGGATGTCGGCTCCCATGCCGGGATGCACGACACCTCGCAGTTCCTCTTCCTCGATCCGTCGCAGTTGCGGCCCGACCAGTTCGCGGTCGGCACGGGAACCGGGCCGGGCGGCAACGGCGTCAACGGCAACCCCGCGCGGGCCACGGCCGAGTACGGTGAACGCATCCTCGAAATGCAGATCATCGCCGCCGTCAGCCAGATCCAGGAACTGCGCGAGGCCAGCCGTACCGCACCCTGA
- a CDS encoding aldose 1-epimerase — MPEASEVIELRADPVRLDVAPEVGGSITRYATERGGNAGSIEWMRPAPAEALAELAAGGTSSFPMVPFSNRIRDARFRFRGRTVQLPQNFRPEPHAIHGHAWRAPWTVLDRGAASLLIEYRHPAGDWPWPYVAQQQFDLTSEQLRVRFSVTNEANEPMPVGFGLHPYFVRTPQATVRADVGRMWVTDDTMVPVNLAPPPPQLLLDGAGLNPDASPLDNNFVRFGGRAEIAWPEWNARLLIDADPTYACLVVYTPAGLDFFCVEPATNCIDGFNLAAAGRTDTGIIVLGPNDTAAGDVTFTPEL; from the coding sequence ATGCCTGAGGCTTCCGAGGTAATCGAACTTCGCGCCGACCCCGTCCGGCTGGACGTGGCGCCTGAGGTGGGCGGCTCCATCACCCGGTATGCCACCGAGCGCGGCGGCAATGCCGGGAGCATCGAATGGATGCGCCCCGCCCCGGCCGAGGCGCTCGCCGAACTGGCGGCCGGCGGCACGTCCAGCTTCCCCATGGTGCCGTTCTCGAACCGTATCCGCGACGCACGGTTCCGCTTCCGCGGACGGACGGTGCAGTTGCCGCAGAACTTCCGCCCGGAACCGCACGCCATCCATGGCCATGCCTGGCGCGCCCCGTGGACGGTGCTGGATCGCGGCGCGGCGAGCCTGCTGATCGAGTACCGCCACCCGGCGGGAGACTGGCCCTGGCCGTACGTCGCCCAGCAGCAGTTCGACCTGACGTCGGAACAGCTCCGGGTTCGCTTCAGCGTGACGAACGAGGCGAACGAACCGATGCCGGTCGGCTTCGGCCTGCATCCGTACTTCGTCCGGACGCCGCAGGCCACGGTGCGGGCCGACGTCGGGCGCATGTGGGTGACCGACGACACGATGGTCCCGGTCAACCTGGCGCCTCCGCCGCCGCAACTGCTGCTCGACGGCGCCGGCCTGAACCCGGACGCCTCCCCCCTCGACAACAACTTCGTCCGTTTCGGCGGGCGTGCCGAGATCGCCTGGCCCGAGTGGAACGCGCGCCTGCTTATCGATGCGGACCCCACCTACGCCTGTCTCGTCGTCTACACGCCGGCCGGCCTGGATTTCTTCTGCGTCGAGCCGGCCACGAACTGCATCGACGGCTTCAACCTGGCCGCGGCGGGCAGGACCGACACTGGAATCATCGTCCTCGGTCCGAACGACACCGCCGCCGGCGACGTCACGTTCACACCGGAACTCTGA
- a CDS encoding HigA family addiction module antidote protein: MLKRTVHPGIVLRDELAQLGVTPTEFARQIAVPPNRISQIIAGKRSVSGDTALRLGHWFGVEPQFWMNLQNQYDLAVADEHTGAAVRELPTASGVGGAIHA, translated from the coding sequence ATGCTCAAGCGAACTGTTCACCCCGGCATCGTGCTACGCGATGAACTGGCGCAACTCGGTGTAACGCCCACCGAATTCGCACGGCAGATCGCGGTGCCACCCAACCGCATCAGTCAGATCATTGCAGGCAAGCGCTCCGTCAGCGGAGATACGGCCCTCCGCCTGGGTCACTGGTTCGGCGTCGAGCCGCAATTCTGGATGAACCTGCAGAATCAGTACGACCTCGCGGTTGCCGACGAGCACACCGGCGCAGCGGTACGCGAGTTGCCCACCGCTTCTGGCGTAGGAGGCGCAATTCATGCCTGA
- a CDS encoding plasmid maintenance system killer protein, whose translation MAILNAAPSLSTLSGLPSNCLESLKGSRAGQYSIRSNAQWRICFTWPAGSPGPTNVEIVDYHLLTRREDDAQANCSPRHRATR comes from the coding sequence CTGGCGATCCTGAACGCTGCGCCGTCGCTTTCTACGCTGAGCGGGTTGCCGAGCAACTGTCTGGAGTCACTCAAGGGCTCGCGGGCCGGCCAGTACTCGATTCGGAGCAACGCGCAATGGCGGATCTGTTTCACGTGGCCTGCCGGTAGCCCTGGACCAACGAATGTGGAGATCGTGGACTATCACTTGTTGACGCGGAGGGAGGATGATGCTCAAGCGAACTGTTCACCCCGGCATCGTGCTACGCGATGA